One Deinococcus grandis DNA window includes the following coding sequences:
- the tatC gene encoding twin-arginine translocase subunit TatC: MSAIPPKELSSAPLFDHLDELRKRIIISVIFLAVGMAVAFQYRVQLIEFFKEPLTHSVLYQADKVKLVALQLTEQLMLSLNMSFWAGLALALPFILWQVWAFIAPGLYVHERRWALPFILGAGVAFLGGALFGYKMVLPTMIPFLADFMGGTVEGYFSIGSYLGMVTTFLISFGLAFEMPILAVILTRIGIVNHTMLRGGWRIALVVIMIAAAVITPTPDPMNMLLVAAPLYVLYELSVILSRVFRVVPTEETETPAPLSF, translated from the coding sequence ATGTCCGCCATTCCCCCCAAAGAACTGAGCAGCGCCCCGCTGTTCGATCACCTGGATGAACTGCGCAAACGGATCATCATCAGTGTGATCTTCCTGGCGGTCGGCATGGCCGTCGCCTTCCAGTACCGCGTCCAGCTGATCGAGTTCTTCAAAGAGCCCCTCACCCACTCCGTGCTGTATCAGGCGGACAAGGTCAAGCTGGTCGCGCTGCAACTCACCGAGCAGCTCATGCTGAGCCTGAACATGTCCTTCTGGGCGGGACTGGCGCTGGCCCTGCCGTTCATCCTGTGGCAGGTGTGGGCCTTCATCGCCCCGGGTCTGTACGTCCACGAACGTCGCTGGGCGCTGCCCTTCATCCTGGGTGCCGGCGTGGCCTTCCTGGGCGGCGCGCTCTTCGGGTACAAGATGGTGCTGCCCACCATGATTCCCTTCCTCGCGGACTTCATGGGCGGCACGGTCGAAGGGTACTTCAGCATCGGCTCGTACCTGGGCATGGTCACGACCTTCCTGATCTCCTTCGGGCTGGCCTTCGAGATGCCCATCCTGGCCGTGATCCTCACCCGCATCGGGATTGTGAACCACACCATGCTGCGCGGCGGGTGGCGGATCGCGCTGGTCGTCATCATGATCGCCGCCGCCGTGATCACGCCCACGCCGGACCCCATGAACATGCTGCTGGTCGCCGCGCCCCTGTACGTCCTGTACGAACTCAGCGTGATCCTCTCGCGCGTGTTCCGCGTTGTGCCCACCGAGGAGACCGAGACGCCCGCCCCACTGAGCTTCTGA
- the glmU gene encoding bifunctional UDP-N-acetylglucosamine diphosphorylase/glucosamine-1-phosphate N-acetyltransferase GlmU: MTEQIRPLDVVILAAGQGTRMKSSLPKVLHPVAGRPMVAWAVKTARDLGARNVVVVTGHGADRVEAALQGSGVVFARQEQQLGTGHAFIQGLDALDDHQGADVLVLYGDTPLLRPDTLAALLGDHRARGSAFTVLTGELADATGYGRIIRDEQGNVERIVEQKDATPLERTVREFNSGVYLMDARATDLAHRITNDNASGEYYLTDLLGLYKAEGAEVHAFKLTDPGEVMGANDRTGLAEAESIIRARITQEHMRAGVTIHMPETVYIEDTVQIGRDVTLEPGVILRGDTRIAEGVTVGPYSVITDSTLDEGVTIKAHSVLDGAVVGAGSDVGPFARLRPGTVLAGGVHIGNFVETKNAQLAAGVKAGHLAYLGDVEIGEETNVGAGTIVANFDGVNKHRSTVGAGVFIGSNSTLIAPRVIGDAAFIAAGSAVHDDVPEGAMAVARGKQRTLDGWSRRYWGGLREKVQVKLPWLAGWLSRQD; encoded by the coding sequence ATGACTGAACAGATCCGTCCGCTGGACGTCGTGATTCTCGCCGCCGGGCAGGGCACCCGCATGAAATCCAGCCTGCCCAAGGTGCTGCACCCCGTCGCGGGCCGCCCGATGGTCGCCTGGGCCGTGAAGACCGCCCGTGACCTGGGCGCGCGCAACGTGGTCGTCGTGACCGGCCACGGCGCCGACCGCGTCGAGGCCGCGCTACAGGGCTCGGGCGTGGTGTTCGCCCGGCAGGAGCAGCAGCTGGGCACCGGGCACGCCTTCATCCAGGGTCTGGACGCGCTGGACGACCACCAGGGCGCCGACGTGCTGGTCCTGTACGGCGACACGCCCCTGCTGCGCCCCGACACCCTGGCCGCCCTGCTGGGGGACCACCGGGCGCGCGGCAGCGCCTTCACGGTCCTGACCGGAGAACTCGCGGACGCCACCGGGTACGGCCGCATCATCCGCGACGAGCAGGGCAACGTGGAACGCATCGTCGAGCAGAAGGACGCCACGCCCCTGGAACGCACCGTGCGGGAATTCAACAGCGGCGTGTACCTCATGGACGCCCGCGCCACCGACCTCGCGCACCGCATCACGAACGACAACGCCAGCGGCGAGTACTACCTGACCGACCTGCTGGGCCTGTACAAGGCCGAGGGCGCCGAGGTGCACGCCTTCAAACTCACCGACCCTGGCGAGGTCATGGGCGCCAACGACCGCACGGGTCTCGCGGAGGCCGAGAGCATCATCCGCGCGCGCATCACGCAGGAGCACATGCGCGCCGGGGTGACCATCCACATGCCCGAGACGGTGTACATCGAGGACACCGTGCAGATCGGCCGGGACGTGACGCTGGAACCCGGCGTGATCCTGCGCGGCGACACCCGCATCGCAGAGGGCGTCACTGTCGGCCCGTACAGCGTCATCACCGACAGCACCCTGGACGAGGGCGTGACCATCAAGGCCCACAGCGTCCTGGACGGCGCGGTCGTCGGCGCCGGCAGTGACGTGGGTCCCTTCGCGCGCCTGCGTCCCGGCACCGTCCTGGCGGGCGGCGTGCACATCGGGAACTTCGTGGAAACCAAGAACGCGCAGCTGGCGGCGGGCGTGAAGGCCGGGCACCTCGCGTACCTGGGCGACGTGGAGATCGGCGAGGAAACCAACGTCGGCGCCGGGACCATCGTCGCGAACTTCGACGGTGTGAACAAGCACCGCTCCACGGTCGGCGCGGGCGTGTTCATCGGCAGCAACAGCACCCTGATCGCCCCGCGCGTCATCGGGGACGCGGCGTTCATCGCGGCGGGCAGCGCCGTCCACGACGACGTGCCCGAGGGCGCCATGGCCGTCGCGCGCGGCAAGCAGCGCACCCTCGACGGCTGGTCACGCCGCTACTGGGGCGGCCTGCGCGAGAAGGTGCAGGTCAAGCTCCCCTGGCTGGCCGGCTGGCTGAGCCGCCAGGACTGA
- a CDS encoding SDR family oxidoreductase translates to MSLFQLNGKRALVTGGSRGIGLAAAHDLIRLGAQVTLAARNEDVLRRAADAIGARWVVADVGTQEGVASAVEAAGQVDILVSNAGGPPPAQPSAVTEEAWAQGFQTTFMSTARLATAVLPGMRERRWGRIIAVTSLTVGRPALNLPVSNAMRAAVTNHLRTLALEVAADGVTCNTVAPGYTATERLNALHADPADAERLKARIPARRFGEPNEVGAAVAFLATNEAAYITGQEILVDGGWSI, encoded by the coding sequence ATGAGCCTCTTTCAGCTGAACGGGAAACGCGCCCTGGTGACCGGCGGGAGCCGCGGCATCGGGCTGGCCGCCGCGCACGATCTGATCCGCCTGGGGGCGCAGGTGACGCTGGCCGCCCGCAACGAGGACGTGCTGCGCCGCGCCGCCGACGCCATCGGCGCCCGCTGGGTCGTGGCGGACGTGGGCACGCAGGAAGGCGTGGCGTCGGCGGTGGAGGCGGCCGGGCAGGTGGATATCCTCGTCAGCAACGCGGGCGGGCCGCCCCCCGCGCAGCCCAGCGCCGTCACCGAGGAAGCGTGGGCGCAGGGCTTCCAGACGACTTTCATGAGCACCGCGCGGCTGGCGACGGCGGTGCTGCCCGGCATGCGCGAGCGCCGCTGGGGCCGCATCATCGCCGTGACCAGCCTGACCGTGGGCCGCCCCGCGCTGAACCTCCCGGTCAGCAACGCCATGCGCGCCGCCGTCACGAACCACCTGCGGACCCTGGCGCTGGAAGTCGCCGCGGACGGCGTCACCTGCAACACCGTCGCGCCCGGCTACACCGCCACCGAACGCCTGAACGCCCTGCATGCCGACCCGGCCGACGCCGAACGTCTGAAGGCCCGCATTCCCGCGCGGCGCTTCGGCGAACCGAACGAGGTGGGCGCCGCCGTCGCGTTCCTCGCCACGAACGAGGCGGCGTACATCACGGGTCAGGAGATCCTCGTGGACGGCGGCTGGAGCATCTGA
- the mutL gene encoding DNA mismatch repair endonuclease MutL produces MTSPDIHVLPAHVARLIAAGEVVSRPLDVVRELVDNALDAGATRIEVEVDGGGLRLVRVRDNGGGIPAGSVGLAPLRHATSKLSPQARSVEGVTTLGFRGEALWAAAQAGELHVVSRPAAQVGACEVLAQGEDVQVARASAPAGTTVTVRNLFARLPGRLRTQAPAASEVREVTALLGRYVLHHPGLHWRLTVDGEVRLTHAPSDHRGAVASVYGPLSANRVLAVSGEGVRGVVSRPELTRARRDRMHVSVNGRPVLAPPELERAVIEGFGELLPAGVAPLCVLDVTVAPGDHNPNVHPAKQVVALADLPGVAARVRAAVAAALSAHPLARALPALRPAAEPAPAPGHAAFPALTLLGVYQELYLLAQGEGDLWVVDAHAAHERALFEHLTRTLGAAPPAELPEPELLHLTPEQTARLHERGPELQGWGLTLEDFGAGLARLRTLPAALAPLNVPRLHEQIVESALGDGPDPRRDVLARLACAPALKAGMLDLGRGQAVLDALAACEHPWACPHGRPTVLRLGERDLAHAFGRRGARDVPRGRDAAPTGGPGVSGS; encoded by the coding sequence GTGACCTCGCCTGACATTCACGTCCTTCCGGCTCATGTGGCGCGTCTGATCGCGGCGGGCGAGGTGGTGTCGCGTCCGCTGGACGTGGTGCGGGAACTGGTGGACAACGCGCTGGACGCCGGGGCGACCCGCATTGAGGTCGAGGTGGACGGCGGGGGGCTGCGGCTGGTGCGGGTGCGGGACAACGGGGGGGGCATCCCGGCGGGGTCGGTGGGGCTGGCGCCGCTGCGGCACGCGACGAGCAAGCTGTCGCCGCAGGCGCGGTCGGTGGAGGGCGTGACGACGCTGGGCTTCCGGGGCGAGGCGCTGTGGGCGGCGGCGCAGGCCGGGGAGCTGCATGTGGTGTCGCGTCCGGCGGCGCAGGTGGGGGCGTGCGAGGTGCTCGCGCAGGGTGAGGACGTGCAGGTGGCCCGCGCGTCCGCCCCGGCGGGAACGACCGTGACGGTCCGCAACCTGTTCGCGCGGCTGCCGGGGCGGCTGCGGACGCAGGCTCCGGCGGCGTCGGAGGTGCGGGAGGTGACGGCGCTGCTGGGCCGGTACGTGCTGCACCACCCGGGCCTGCACTGGCGCCTGACGGTGGACGGCGAGGTGCGCCTGACGCACGCGCCCAGCGATCACCGGGGCGCGGTGGCGAGCGTGTACGGTCCGCTCAGCGCGAACCGCGTGCTGGCCGTGTCGGGCGAGGGGGTGCGCGGGGTGGTGTCCCGCCCGGAGTTGACGCGCGCCCGGCGGGACCGGATGCATGTCAGCGTGAACGGGCGGCCGGTGCTGGCTCCGCCGGAGCTGGAACGCGCGGTGATCGAGGGCTTCGGCGAGCTGCTCCCGGCGGGCGTGGCGCCGCTGTGCGTGCTGGACGTGACGGTCGCGCCCGGGGATCACAACCCGAACGTGCATCCGGCGAAGCAGGTGGTGGCGCTGGCGGACCTGCCGGGCGTGGCGGCGCGGGTGCGGGCGGCGGTGGCGGCGGCGCTCTCCGCACACCCGCTGGCGCGGGCGCTGCCGGCGTTGCGCCCGGCGGCGGAGCCCGCCCCGGCGCCGGGGCACGCGGCGTTCCCGGCGTTGACGCTGCTGGGCGTGTACCAGGAGCTGTACCTGCTCGCGCAGGGCGAGGGGGACCTGTGGGTGGTGGACGCGCACGCCGCGCACGAGCGGGCGCTGTTCGAGCACCTGACCCGCACGCTGGGCGCCGCCCCCCCGGCGGAGCTGCCCGAGCCGGAGCTGCTACACCTGACCCCCGAGCAGACCGCGCGTCTGCACGAGCGCGGCCCCGAGTTGCAGGGCTGGGGCCTGACGCTGGAGGACTTCGGGGCGGGACTGGCGCGGCTGCGCACGCTGCCCGCCGCGCTGGCCCCGCTGAACGTGCCCCGGCTCCACGAGCAGATCGTCGAGAGTGCCCTGGGGGACGGTCCGGACCCGCGCCGGGACGTGCTGGCGCGGCTGGCCTGCGCGCCCGCGCTGAAGGCCGGGATGCTGGACCTGGGGCGGGGTCAGGCGGTGCTGGACGCCCTGGCCGCCTGCGAGCATCCGTGGGCGTGCCCGCACGGGCGGCCCACCGTGCTGCGCCTGGGCGAGCGGGATCTGGCGCACGCGTTCGGGCGGCGGGGTGCGCGGGACGTGCCGCGCGGGCGGGACGCCGCCCCGACCGGCGGGCCGGGCGTCAGCGGTTCCTGA
- a CDS encoding FAD-binding oxidoreductase has product MTAAELGGAALGAFRARFGEALSTADAALDAHGRDESGLEVVRAGAVLFARTEADVVDALALAREFRVPVVPFAAGSSLEGQLIPPPGALSLDLSGMTRVLDVRPGAFQATVEPGVTYPQLNRAVRAHGLFFPVDPGAEATLGGMASTNASGTAAVRYGTTRENVLALRVALMDGRVLSLGSRARKSSAGYDLRHLFLGAEGTLGVITELTVRLWPLPTARLALRCAFPDVGSAARAATAVMGAAAQPERLELMDARGLRAVNRHLGLTEPEVPTLWIELAGASAGALEDVRALCEELCRDAGALDVRVARQPEDLEALWRARHHAFYALKALYPGEAFLSTDLCVPLDALPDILTFTEDGLRAEGLDASVLGHVGDGNFHVLFHAPRGSGDWARIDALYARLVERTLALGGTCSGEHGVGLHKRRFLRAQHGDAVELMREVKTLLDPLNLLNPGKVLPDPA; this is encoded by the coding sequence ATGACAGCAGCGGAGCTGGGTGGGGCGGCGCTGGGGGCGTTCCGGGCGCGGTTCGGGGAGGCGCTGAGCACGGCGGACGCCGCGCTGGACGCGCATGGGCGGGACGAGAGTGGTCTGGAGGTCGTGCGGGCCGGCGCGGTGCTGTTCGCGCGGACCGAGGCGGACGTGGTGGACGCGCTGGCGCTGGCGCGGGAGTTCCGGGTGCCGGTGGTGCCGTTCGCGGCGGGCAGCAGCCTGGAAGGGCAGCTGATTCCGCCGCCGGGCGCGCTGAGCCTGGACCTGAGCGGCATGACGCGCGTGCTGGACGTGCGCCCGGGGGCGTTTCAGGCGACGGTGGAGCCGGGCGTGACGTACCCGCAGCTGAACCGCGCCGTGCGCGCGCACGGCTTGTTCTTCCCGGTGGATCCGGGGGCGGAGGCGACGCTGGGCGGGATGGCGTCCACGAACGCGAGCGGCACGGCGGCGGTGCGGTACGGGACGACGCGGGAGAACGTGCTGGCGCTGCGGGTGGCGCTGATGGACGGGCGGGTGCTGTCACTGGGCAGCCGGGCGCGCAAGAGCAGCGCCGGGTACGACCTGCGGCACCTGTTCCTGGGCGCGGAGGGCACGCTGGGTGTGATCACGGAGCTGACGGTGCGGTTGTGGCCGCTGCCGACCGCGCGGCTGGCGCTGCGCTGCGCGTTCCCGGACGTGGGCTCGGCGGCGCGGGCGGCGACGGCGGTGATGGGCGCGGCGGCGCAGCCGGAGCGGCTGGAACTGATGGACGCGCGGGGGTTGCGGGCCGTGAACCGCCACCTGGGCCTGACTGAGCCGGAGGTGCCGACCCTCTGGATCGAACTGGCGGGCGCCTCGGCGGGCGCGCTGGAGGACGTCCGGGCGCTGTGCGAGGAACTGTGCCGGGACGCGGGCGCGCTGGACGTGCGGGTCGCCCGGCAGCCCGAGGACCTGGAGGCGCTGTGGCGGGCGCGGCATCACGCGTTCTACGCGCTGAAGGCGCTGTACCCCGGCGAGGCGTTCCTCAGCACGGACCTGTGCGTGCCGCTGGACGCCCTGCCGGACATCCTCACCTTCACGGAAGACGGCCTGCGGGCCGAGGGGCTGGACGCGAGCGTGCTGGGTCACGTGGGGGACGGGAATTTTCACGTGCTGTTCCACGCGCCGCGCGGCTCGGGCGACTGGGCGCGAATCGACGCGCTGTACGCGCGGCTGGTCGAGCGGACGCTGGCGCTGGGCGGCACGTGCAGCGGCGAGCACGGCGTGGGCCTGCACAAGCGCCGGTTCCTGCGCGCCCAGCATGGCGACGCGGTGGAGCTGATGCGCGAGGTCAAGACCCTGCTGGACCCGCTGAACCTGCTGAATCCGGGGAAGGTGCTGCCCGACCCGGCCTGA
- a CDS encoding twin-arginine translocase TatA/TatE family subunit, translating to MSLGPLEIILIIAVIALIFGAKKLPELGKGLGQGIKEFKRETHKEQAVTDVPSRPLDPVTPATPVTPVSEPISDRR from the coding sequence ATGAGCCTCGGACCCCTGGAAATCATCCTGATCATCGCCGTGATCGCCCTCATCTTCGGTGCCAAGAAACTCCCGGAACTCGGCAAGGGCCTCGGGCAGGGCATCAAGGAATTCAAGCGTGAAACCCACAAGGAACAGGCCGTGACCGATGTGCCCTCGCGCCCGCTGGATCCCGTGACGCCTGCCACGCCCGTCACCCCGGTCAGCGAGCCCATCAGCGACCGCCGCTGA
- the mutS gene encoding DNA mismatch repair protein MutS, whose amino-acid sequence MRAQTVLKGTGSGALPPMLEQYVRMRDEVAAQLPHALLLFQVGDFYETFGEDAERTARLLGLALTHKSSRDFSTPMAGIPLRALDSHVERLLACGVCVAVADQVEEPGSGLMDRRVTQLLTPGTVTEERHLGADENYLAAVATGDGYALALLDVSTGEFRCAAFHTRLALYDELGRCRAREVLLAPELSGNAALLADFQARFPVMLSPASFEEADAHEALRVTLGEVPASLSSGALRRACGAVLGYARVTQQGRLDMVRRVVRFEPGAHMRLPDAAVRALELFQAQSPQGRTLTDVLGQTRTAGGRRRLRAWLRAPLLDELSIRARLDAVEAFTRAPDLRGAVRSLLYRAHDLERLAARVSTRRAAPREVAALARTLDLLPEATDLLGAQGGLLGGVRERLSALPDVVTRIRAALVDEPPIRVGDGGLIRDGFHAELDELRAAAIGHRAWLADLEVTERQRTGIGSLKVGYNSVFGYYLEVTGAHLGKVPADYRQVATLKDRARFTRPDLREREREIARLEAAASRLEQEVFTELRDSLAAHAEALADAAGALSELDVLAALADVAAEHGWIRPVTSDGPLRLVQARHPVVERSLGGRFVPNDVHLDPTRRAVLLTGPNMAGKSTYLRTAALCALLHQIGSFVPADHAELPVYDAVHTRIGASDDLAGGRSTFMVEMSELAAILHGATHASLVILDEIGRGTSTLDGLAIAQAALEHLHAAGAHTLFATHYFELTRLESDLPGLVNLHVAAEEVQLENGAAGSGGLTFYHQVVPGAARQSYGVEVARLAGLPAQVTTRAARLLTALGAQGADTRLTRELATLDLARLTPMQALDLLHRWQREVTGAESTPG is encoded by the coding sequence ATGCGGGCTCAGACTGTCCTGAAGGGAACCGGGTCGGGGGCGCTGCCGCCGATGCTGGAGCAGTACGTGCGGATGCGGGACGAGGTGGCGGCGCAGCTGCCGCACGCGCTGCTGCTGTTCCAGGTGGGGGATTTCTACGAGACGTTCGGGGAGGACGCCGAGCGCACCGCGCGGCTGCTGGGGCTGGCGCTGACGCACAAGAGCAGCCGGGATTTCAGCACGCCCATGGCGGGCATTCCGCTGCGGGCGCTGGACAGTCACGTGGAGCGCCTGCTGGCGTGCGGGGTGTGCGTGGCGGTGGCGGATCAGGTGGAGGAGCCGGGTTCGGGCCTGATGGACCGCCGCGTGACGCAGCTGCTCACGCCGGGCACGGTGACCGAGGAGCGGCACCTGGGCGCGGACGAGAACTACCTGGCGGCGGTGGCGACCGGGGACGGGTACGCGCTGGCGCTGCTGGACGTCAGTACGGGGGAGTTCCGCTGCGCGGCGTTCCACACCCGCCTCGCCCTGTACGACGAGCTGGGCCGCTGCCGGGCGCGGGAGGTGCTGCTCGCGCCGGAACTGTCCGGGAACGCCGCGCTGCTGGCGGATTTCCAGGCGCGCTTCCCGGTGATGCTCTCCCCCGCCAGTTTCGAGGAGGCGGACGCGCACGAGGCGCTGCGGGTCACGCTGGGCGAGGTCCCGGCGAGTCTGTCGTCGGGGGCGCTGCGGCGGGCGTGCGGGGCGGTGCTCGGGTACGCGCGGGTGACGCAGCAGGGGCGGCTGGACATGGTGCGGCGCGTGGTGCGCTTTGAGCCGGGCGCGCACATGCGCCTGCCGGACGCGGCGGTGCGGGCGCTGGAGCTGTTCCAGGCGCAGTCCCCGCAGGGCCGCACGCTGACGGACGTGCTGGGGCAGACGCGCACGGCGGGCGGGCGTCGGCGGCTGCGGGCGTGGCTGCGCGCGCCGCTGCTGGACGAACTGAGCATCCGCGCGCGGCTGGACGCCGTGGAGGCGTTCACGCGCGCGCCGGACCTGCGCGGCGCGGTGCGGTCCCTGCTGTACCGCGCGCACGATCTGGAGCGGCTCGCGGCGCGGGTCTCGACCCGGCGGGCCGCGCCGCGCGAGGTGGCGGCCCTGGCCCGCACGCTGGACCTGCTGCCCGAGGCGACCGACCTGCTGGGCGCGCAGGGCGGGCTGCTGGGCGGCGTACGCGAGCGCCTGTCGGCCCTGCCGGACGTCGTGACCCGCATCCGCGCGGCGCTGGTGGACGAGCCGCCCATCCGCGTGGGTGACGGCGGCCTGATCCGTGACGGCTTCCACGCCGAGCTGGACGAGCTGCGCGCCGCCGCGATCGGGCACCGCGCGTGGCTGGCGGACCTGGAGGTCACCGAGCGGCAGCGCACCGGGATTGGCAGCCTGAAGGTCGGGTACAACAGCGTGTTCGGGTACTACCTGGAGGTCACGGGCGCGCACCTGGGCAAGGTGCCCGCCGATTACCGGCAGGTGGCGACCCTGAAGGACCGCGCGAGGTTCACCCGCCCGGACCTGCGCGAACGCGAACGGGAGATCGCCCGGCTGGAGGCCGCCGCGAGCCGCCTGGAGCAGGAGGTCTTCACGGAGCTGCGCGACAGCCTCGCCGCGCACGCCGAGGCGCTGGCGGACGCCGCCGGGGCGCTGAGCGAACTGGACGTGCTGGCCGCGCTGGCCGACGTGGCCGCCGAGCACGGCTGGATCCGCCCGGTGACCAGTGACGGCCCCCTGCGGCTGGTGCAGGCGCGGCACCCGGTCGTGGAACGCAGCCTGGGCGGGCGGTTCGTGCCGAACGACGTGCACCTCGACCCCACCCGGCGCGCGGTGCTGCTGACCGGGCCGAATATGGCGGGCAAGAGCACGTACCTGCGTACCGCCGCCCTGTGCGCGCTGCTGCACCAGATCGGCTCGTTCGTCCCCGCCGACCACGCCGAACTCCCCGTGTACGACGCCGTGCACACCCGCATCGGCGCCAGTGACGACCTCGCGGGCGGGCGCTCCACGTTCATGGTCGAGATGAGCGAACTCGCCGCGATCCTGCACGGCGCGACGCACGCCAGCCTCGTGATCCTCGACGAGATCGGGCGCGGCACGAGTACCCTCGACGGCCTCGCCATCGCGCAGGCCGCGCTGGAACACCTGCACGCCGCCGGGGCGCACACGCTGTTCGCCACGCACTACTTCGAACTCACCCGACTGGAAAGCGACCTGCCCGGCCTCGTGAACCTCCACGTCGCCGCCGAGGAAGTGCAGCTTGAGAACGGCGCCGCCGGGAGCGGAGGCCTGACCTTCTACCATCAGGTCGTGCCCGGCGCCGCCCGCCAGAGTTACGGCGTGGAGGTCGCGCGCCTTGCCGGACTGCCCGCCCAGGTCACCACCCGCGCCGCGCGCCTGCTGACCGCGCTGGGCGCGCAGGGCGCCGACACGCGCCTCACGCGGGAACTCGCCACGCTGGACCTCGCCCGGCTGACGCCGATGCAGGCCCTCGACCTGCTGCACCGCTGGCAGCGCGAGGTGACAGGAGCAGAGTCCACACCGGGCTGA
- the lgt gene encoding prolipoprotein diacylglyceryl transferase codes for MDPIFLQIGNFTIAWYGVLITLGIVAGVWVGTRMARERGLNVDLFNDLILWMIVWGLVGARLVFVVTSWHQFENIPFPRVLLDIVNLRQGGISIHGGLIGGILVMLYYARRKGMDFYRYADLCVPGVAFGIIGGRIGNIMNGTDTVGRVTGWPIGFRWPDSARAFHDGMCIKNANPDMDLSQYCQQIGGQLVMTAPVHFTQLYGVIIGIILSVAAFFWLRSRIPGWVFWQFWLWYSILRAGWEETFRLNPLSPRAYLNQGLDAPGIGLFTDTHIISIPLIIVSIWMLIRLRRKGPPAPAAPADAPA; via the coding sequence ATGGATCCCATCTTCCTGCAAATCGGCAATTTCACGATTGCCTGGTACGGCGTGCTCATCACCCTGGGCATCGTCGCCGGCGTGTGGGTCGGCACGCGCATGGCCCGCGAACGCGGCCTGAACGTCGACCTCTTCAATGACCTCATTCTCTGGATGATCGTCTGGGGCCTCGTGGGGGCCCGGCTGGTGTTCGTGGTGACCTCCTGGCACCAGTTCGAGAACATCCCCTTCCCCCGCGTGCTGCTGGACATCGTGAACCTCCGCCAGGGCGGCATCAGCATCCACGGCGGATTGATCGGCGGCATTCTCGTGATGCTGTACTACGCCCGCCGCAAGGGCATGGACTTCTACCGCTACGCGGACCTGTGCGTGCCCGGCGTGGCCTTCGGGATCATCGGCGGGCGCATCGGGAACATCATGAACGGCACCGACACGGTGGGCCGCGTGACCGGCTGGCCCATCGGGTTCCGCTGGCCGGACAGTGCCCGCGCCTTCCATGACGGCATGTGCATCAAGAACGCCAACCCGGACATGGACCTGTCGCAGTACTGCCAGCAGATCGGCGGGCAGCTCGTCATGACCGCGCCCGTGCACTTCACGCAGCTGTACGGCGTGATCATCGGGATCATCCTGTCCGTCGCGGCGTTCTTCTGGCTGCGCAGCCGCATCCCCGGCTGGGTGTTCTGGCAGTTCTGGCTGTGGTACTCCATCCTGCGCGCCGGGTGGGAGGAGACCTTCCGCCTGAACCCCCTGTCGCCCAGGGCGTACCTGAATCAGGGCCTGGACGCCCCCGGCATCGGCCTGTTCACCGACACGCACATCATCAGCATTCCGCTGATCATCGTGAGCATCTGGATGCTGATCCGCCTGCGCCGCAAGGGCCCGCCCGCCCCGGCAGCCCCGGCCGACGCGCCGGCCTGA
- a CDS encoding ABC transporter ATP-binding protein has product MIEVSGYTKRYGRHEAVSNLSFTVQPGAVFGLLGSNGAGKTTTIRALVGLTRPTSGTVRVAGFDVWRDPVKAKAAFGYIPDRPYLYGKLTARELLRFVGQLYQVPNSDTEIDRWLEFFRLTDFGNELIETYSHGMRQKVAIVAALLPDPPVLIVDEPMVGLDPHAARQVRDLFRSHADRGRTVLLTTHSLPVAEAVCDRLVVLDRGKVLGEGSMDDLRARTGTEAGGVHGDSLERIFFRLLEDELEEGRRAREEAGVAGVGA; this is encoded by the coding sequence ATGATTGAGGTCAGTGGGTACACGAAACGTTACGGGCGGCACGAGGCCGTCAGCAACCTGTCGTTCACGGTGCAGCCCGGCGCGGTGTTCGGCCTGCTGGGCAGCAACGGGGCGGGGAAGACCACCACCATCCGCGCGCTGGTCGGCCTGACCCGCCCGACCAGCGGCACGGTGCGCGTGGCGGGTTTCGACGTGTGGCGCGACCCGGTGAAGGCCAAGGCGGCGTTCGGGTACATCCCGGACCGCCCGTACCTGTACGGCAAGCTGACCGCCCGGGAGCTGCTGCGCTTCGTGGGGCAGCTGTATCAGGTGCCCAATTCGGATACCGAGATCGACCGCTGGCTGGAGTTCTTCCGCCTGACCGACTTCGGCAACGAGCTGATCGAGACGTACTCGCACGGCATGCGGCAGAAGGTGGCGATCGTCGCCGCGCTGCTGCCCGACCCGCCGGTCCTGATCGTGGACGAACCCATGGTGGGCCTCGATCCGCACGCGGCGCGGCAGGTGCGCGACCTGTTCCGTTCCCATGCCGACCGGGGCCGCACGGTGCTGCTGACCACCCACTCGCTGCCCGTCGCGGAAGCCGTCTGCGACCGGCTGGTCGTGCTTGACCGCGGCAAGGTCCTCGGCGAGGGCTCAATGGACGACCTGCGCGCCCGTACCGGCACCGAGGCGGGCGGCGTGCACGGCGACAGCCTGGAACGCATCTTCTTCCGCCTGCTGGAGGATGAACTGGAGGAAGGGCGACGCGCCCGCGAGGAAGCCGGAGTGGCCGGGGTGGGCGCTTGA